The following proteins are encoded in a genomic region of Brachypodium distachyon strain Bd21 chromosome 1, Brachypodium_distachyon_v3.0, whole genome shotgun sequence:
- the LOC100832406 gene encoding cadmium/zinc-transporting ATPase HMA3, which produces MSGGELRRGALEESLLLTGRTQWDKTYLDVLGVCCSAEVALVERLLSPLAGVRTVSVVVPSRTVVVQHDPAAVSQSHIVKVLNGAGLEASVRAYGSSGIISRWPSPYILASGVLLLASSLSWLLPDPLHHLQWLALAAAFVGAPPMLLRGFAAASRLTLDINVLMLIAVAGAAALGDYTEAGAIVFLFTTAEWLETLACTKASAGMSSLMSMIPPKAVLAETGQVVNVSDIGVGAVVAVRAGEVVPVDGVVVDGQSEVDERSLTGESYPVPKQPQSEVWAGTLNLDGYIAVRTSALAENSTVARMEKLVEEAQNSRSKTQRLIDSCAKYYTPAVVVMGAGVALPPLLLGAGDPERWFRLSLVLLVSACPCALVLSTPVATFCALLTAARMGVLIKGGDVLESLGEITAVAFDKTGTITRGEFSIAAFHVVADKVQITHLLYWVSSIESKSSHPMAAALVEYARSKSIQPKPENVAEFRVIPGEGVYGEIHGRHIYIGNKRAALARGSCHTVPEKKDGDLKGVSVGYVICDGDLVGAFSLSDDCRTGAAEAIQELTAMGIKSVMLTGDSAEAAAHAQEQLGGALEELHWDLFPEDKVRLVAALKARAGPTMMVGDGMNDAPALAMADVGVSMGVSGSAAAMETSHATLMSSDVLRVPEAVRLGRRARRTIAVNLVASVGIKAAVLVLAVAWTPALWAAVLADVGTCLLVVLNSMRLLGEGNRGGGGKKKKEEACRATARSLEMRRAQLLLNADDASNAASTTVVVERPGGGGGREKCHCCHRENESPESSVAIDIIRVDERPEEVRKIAACAPAKGGADA; this is translated from the exons ATGAGTGGCGGCGAGCTCCGTCGGGGAGCGCTTGAGGAGAGCCTGCTGCTGACGGGGAGGACGCAGTGGGACAAGACATACCTGGACGTGCTGGGCGTGTGCTGCTCGGCGGAGGTCGCGCTCGTGGAGAGGCTCCtctcgccgctcgccggcgtGAGGACGGTGTCCGTCGTCGTCCCCTCCAGGACCGTTGTCGTCCAGcacgaccccgccgccgtctcccagTCCCACATCG TGAAGGTTCTGAACGGGGCAGGCCTGGAGGCGTCGGTGCGAGCCTATGGGAGCAGCGGGATCATCAGCCGGTGGCCCAGCCCGTACATCCTCGCCTccggcgtcctcctcctggcGTCCTCCCTGAGCTGGCTCCTCCCTGATCCCCTGCATCATCTGCAGTGGCTGGCCCTGGCCGCGGCCTtcgtcggcgctcccccgATGCTGCTCCGGGGCTTCGCGGCCGCCAGCAGGCTCACGCTGGACATCAACGTCCTGATGctcatcgccgtcgccggcgccgccgctctcggGGACTACACTGAGGCCGGCGccatcgtcttcctcttcACCACCGCCGAATGGCTCGAGACCCTGGCTTGCACCAAG GCTAGCGCCGGCATGTCGTCGTTGATGAGCATGATCCCGCCAAAGGCAGTGCTCGCGGAGACGGGTCAGGTGGTCAACGTGAGCGACATCGGTGTaggcgccgtcgtcgccgtcagGGCCGGCGAGGTGGTCCCGGTCGACGGCGTGGTGGTGGACGGGCAGAGCGAGGTCGACGAGAGGAGCCTCACCGGGGAGTCCTACCCGGTGCCCAAGCAGCCGCAGTCCGAGGTCTGGGCCGGCACCCTCAATTTGGATG GCTACATTGCCGTGAGGACAAGTGCTCTTGCGGAGAACTCGACGGTGGCCAGGATGGAGAAGCTGGTGGAAGAGGCCCAGAACAGCAGGTCCAAGACGCAGCGGCTTATCGATTCCTGCGCGAAATACTACACGCCAGCCGTGGTGGTCATGGGGGCAGGGgtggcgctgccgccgctgctgctgggaGCAGGGGACCCGGAGCGGTGGTTCAGGCTGTCCCTGGTGCTGCTGGTGAGCGCGTGCCCGTGCGCGCTGGTGCTGTCGACGCCCGTGGCCACCTTCTGCGCGCTCCTCACGGCGGCCAGGATGGGTGTCCTAATCAAGGGAGGGGACGTCCTCGAGTCCCTGGGGGAGATCACGGCCGTCGCCTTCGACAAGACCGGCACCATCACCAGAGGCGAGTTCAGCATCGCCGCGTTCCATGTGGTCGCGGACAAGGTTCAGATCACCCACCTTCTTTACTG GGTGTCAAGCATCGAGAGCAAATCGAGCCATCCAATGGCGGCTGCACTTGTGGAGTACGCGCGGTCCAAATCTATCCAGCCAAAGCCGGAGAATGTCGCCGAGTTTCGCGTGATTCCCGGAGAGGGCGTCTATGGAGAGATCCATGGAAGGCACATCTACATCGGAAACAAGAGGGCGGCCCTGGCAAGGGGATCGTGTCACACAG TTCCAGAGAAAAAGGACGGTGATCTGAAAGGCGTGTCCGTGGGATACGTGATCTGCGACGGGGACCTCGTCGGGGCGTTCTCCCTCTCGGACGATTGCCGGACCGGAGCGGCAGAAGCGATTCAGGAACTAACAGCCATGGGCATCAAATCCGTAATGCTCACGGGAGACAGCGCGGAAGCCGCGGCGCACGCGCAGGAGCAGCTCGGGGGCGCGCTCGAGGAGCTCCACTGGGATCTCTTCCCGGAGGACAAGGtgcggctcgtcgccgccctgaaggcgagggcggggccgacGATGATGGTCGGCGACGGGATGAACGACGCCCCGGCGCTGGCCATGGCGGACGTGGGCGTGTCCATGGGCGTCTCGGgctccgcggccgccatggAGACCAGCCACGCGACGCTCATGTCCAGCGACGTGCTCAGGGTGCCCGAGGCCGTCAggctcgggcggcgcgcgcgccggACCATCGCCGTGAATCTGGTGGCCTCGGTGGGGATCAAGGCCGCCGTGTTAGTGCTCGCGGTCGCCTGGACCCCGGCGCTCTGGGCGGCGGTGCTCGCTGATGTCGGGACGTGCCTGCTCGTCGTGCTCAATAGCATGCGGCTGCTGGGGGAGGGGAACAGAGGGGGAggtgggaagaagaagaaggaggaggcttGCCGTGCCACGGCGAGATCGCTGGAGATGAGAAGGGCTCAGCTGCTGCTCAACGCCGATGATGCGTCCAACGCTGCTAGTACTACGGTTGTTGTTGAGAGACcaggtggtggcggtgggagAGAGAAATGCCATTGCTGTCACAGGGAAAACGAGTCTCCTGAGAGTTCGGTTGCCATCGACATTATTCGAGTCGACGAGCGTCCGGAGGAAGTGAGGAAGATTGCGGCGTGTGCGCCTGCGAAAGGCGGAGCGGACGCCTGA
- the LOC100822361 gene encoding zinc transporter 8 translates to MKPSAAILLGAAIAALLLVSAVRGEGEEDECGSAESAAADRARVRPLKIAAFFSILVSGALGCSLPVLARRVPGLRPDGDVFFLVKAFAAGVILATGFIHILPDAFENLGSPCLPSDGPWKDFPFAGLGAMVGAIGTLVVDTLATGYFTRAHSKKGGGAVVDEEKQAAAAAGEEDVHVHTHATHGHAHGSAALVAAVGGAEDDKMDTIRYRVISQVLELGIVVHSVIIGISLGASQEPDTIKPLVVALSFHQMFEGMGLGGCIVQAKFKARSIVTMILFFCLTTPVGIAVGVGISRVYNENSPTALVVEGGLNSVAAGILVYMALVDLLAEDFMNPKVQSRGKLQLGINLSMLLGAGLMSMLAKWA, encoded by the exons ATGAAGCCGAGCGCGGCGATTCTTctcggcgccgccatcgcggcgctgctgctggtctCGGCGGTGCGCggcgagggggaggaggacgagtgCGGGTCGgcggagtcggcggcggcggaccgcGCGCGGGTGCGGCCGCTGAAGAtcgcggccttcttctccatcctGGTGTCCGGCGCGCTGGGCTGCTCGCTCCCCGTCCTGGCCCGGCGCGTGCCGGGCCTGCGGCCCGACGGCGACGTGTTCTTCCTGGTCAAGGCGTTCGCGGCGGGGGTCATCCTCGCCACGGGCTTCATCCACATCCTCCCGGACGCCTTCGAGAACCTCGGCTCGCCATGCCTGCCGTCCGACGGGCCCTGGAAGGACTTCCCCTTCGCCGGGCTCGGCGCCATGGTCGGCGCCATCGGCACGCTCGTCGTTGACACCCTCGCCACCGGCTACTTCACGCGCGCGCACTCcaagaagggcggcggcgccgttgtCGACGAGGAGaagcaggccgccgccgccgccggggaagaagacgtgCACGTGCACACGCACGCGACGCACGGCCACGCGCACGGGTCCGCGGCGCTCGTCGCGGCCGtgggcggcgccgaggacgacaAGATGGACACCATCCGGTATCGCGTAATCTCTCAG GTCCTTGAGCTGGGTATCGTGGTGCACTCCGTGATCATCGGCATCTCTCTCGGCGCGTCTCAGGAACCGGACACCATCAAGCCGCTCGTGGTCGCGCTGAGCTTCCACCAGATGTTCGAGGGCATGGGCCTTGGTGGCTGCATCGTTCAG GCCAAGTTCAAGGCAAGGTCCATCGTGACGATGATCCTCTTCTTCTGCCTGACGACGCCGGTGGGCATCGCGGTGGGCGTCGGCATATCGCGGGTGTACAACGAGAACAGCCCGACGGCGCTGGTGGTGGAAGGCGGCCTCAACTCCGTGGCGGCGGGGATCCTCGTCTACATGGCGCTCGTCGACCTCCTCGCCGAGGACTTCATGAACCCCAAGGTGCAGAGCAGGGGGAAGCTCCAGCTCGGCATCAACCTCTCCATGCTCCTCGGCGCCGGGCTCATGTCCATGCTCGCCAAATGGGCCTGA